The Terriglobia bacterium genome includes a region encoding these proteins:
- a CDS encoding UDP-glucose/GDP-mannose dehydrogenase family protein: MRVSIFGCGYVGLVTGACLAEIGHQVLCSDNDAAKVQTLKSGKLPIYEPGLDSVVEANVAAGRLRFSSDLEDAAKSGDVLFVCVGTPPLPNGEADLSAVDNVARLIAKVARTPKLVVEKSTVPIQTGQQVKRALAVYGRQQEKLFRVASNPEFLREGTAVADFLHPDRIVVGVDDPESEQILREMYGPIVERNFHCRIHNNNCGVRPAPRFLVTTINSAELIKHASNSFLALKISYANLIADVCEQMGADIAQVTQAMGMDPRIGSAFLNAGLGFGGFCLPKDVQAFIHLGETAGVDMAMLRSAEEINKSRVTKYVNRLRKLLWVLKDKHVGVLGLAFKPYTDDIRFAPAIDLIKALAGEGVRVKAYDPEAMERAATELPGIQLCRRADEVAEGVDALLVATEWPEFKQLDWQLLRERMSRPLILDCRNLLDADKMISIGYEYYCVGRPERDPEAGTSFGEAASRR; this comes from the coding sequence TTGCGGGTTTCGATCTTCGGGTGTGGATACGTCGGGCTGGTGACCGGCGCATGTCTGGCGGAAATCGGGCACCAGGTGCTGTGCTCCGACAACGATGCCGCCAAGGTTCAGACGCTGAAAAGCGGCAAACTGCCGATTTACGAACCCGGCCTGGACAGCGTGGTCGAAGCCAACGTCGCCGCCGGCCGGCTGCGCTTCTCGTCCGATCTGGAGGACGCGGCGAAGTCGGGAGATGTGCTGTTCGTGTGCGTCGGCACGCCACCGCTGCCCAATGGCGAAGCCGACCTGAGCGCCGTCGACAACGTTGCCCGCCTGATTGCCAAGGTGGCCCGAACGCCCAAATTGGTGGTCGAGAAGAGCACGGTTCCCATTCAGACCGGCCAGCAAGTGAAGCGCGCGCTCGCGGTCTACGGACGTCAGCAGGAGAAGTTGTTCCGCGTGGCATCCAACCCCGAGTTTCTGCGCGAGGGAACGGCGGTCGCCGATTTCCTGCACCCGGACCGCATTGTCGTGGGGGTGGACGATCCCGAGTCGGAACAGATCCTGCGCGAAATGTACGGGCCGATTGTGGAGCGAAACTTCCACTGCCGGATCCACAATAACAACTGCGGTGTGCGGCCCGCCCCGCGCTTCCTGGTTACCACCATCAACAGCGCGGAGCTCATCAAGCACGCTTCCAATTCGTTCCTGGCGCTGAAAATCTCCTATGCAAATCTTATTGCCGACGTCTGTGAGCAAATGGGCGCGGACATCGCCCAGGTCACGCAAGCCATGGGAATGGATCCGCGCATCGGCAGCGCATTTCTGAACGCCGGCCTCGGGTTCGGCGGCTTCTGCCTGCCCAAGGATGTGCAGGCGTTCATCCACCTGGGAGAGACCGCCGGCGTCGACATGGCGATGCTGCGCAGTGCCGAGGAAATCAACAAGAGTCGCGTCACCAAATACGTCAACCGGTTGCGGAAGCTGCTCTGGGTCCTGAAGGACAAGCACGTCGGGGTGCTCGGTCTGGCCTTCAAGCCCTACACCGATGACATCCGTTTTGCCCCCGCGATTGACTTGATCAAGGCACTCGCAGGCGAGGGAGTCCGGGTGAAGGCGTATGATCCGGAAGCGATGGAGCGCGCTGCGACGGAGCTGCCGGGCATCCAGCTATGCCGCCGCGCCGACGAGGTCGCGGAAGGCGTCGATGCGCTGCTGGTGGCCACCGAGTGGCCGGAATTCAAGCAACTCGATTGGCAGCTGTTGCGCGAGCGCATGAGCCGTCCCCTGATTCTGGATTGCCGAAACCTGCTGGATGCGGACAAGATGATCTCGATCGGCTATGAGTACTACTGTGTCGGCCGGCCGGAGCGGGATCCAGAAGCGGGGACCAGCTTTGGGGAAGCCGCATCCCGCCGGTAG